The genomic window GACTGCCGGCAGATGCATGTTGCCGCGCCATTGCATGCCGCCGCCGGGCTGGAAGGCAAACCGCATCGCCGCCGCCATCGCGCCGGAGATGATGGCGGAGGCGCCCACCATCGGCTGCACCTGTCCGGGATGAGTGAGCAAATGCGCAACAGCACCGGCGGCCGCGGTGACGGCGCAAAAAAGAACAAAGCGCAATACGCCGAATCTGCGCGCCAGCGGCGTGCCGAAAGCCAGGAGCCAGATGGCGTTGAAACCAAGATGGGTCAGGTCGGCATGGATCAGCGCGTAGGTGGCAAATGTCCAGATGTCGGCTGCGAGCCCGCCGGGCAGCGGGATGAAAGAGCCCTCGTATCGCGCGGGAATAAACGCAAAGAGTAGAAGCACCTCGAGATCGGCGCTGCGCGACAGAAGCGCACGCAAACCATGCACGAGCGCCATTACTGCCAGCACGGCGGTCACAACCGGCGGCACATTCAGCATTGGCTGGCGGGGAGAGGCCGGAAAAGGCTCAGACATGCCGGCCATAGGTCGCGCGCCGGTGGCCGCCTTGCAAGAGACTGAAACAAAAAAACAGGGGAGGACAAAAATGAGGGGAGGACTCGCGTCCTCCCCTTGAGCCATCTTCAGGACGTCAGCCCTTGCGAGCCATCACGTCCCCACTCTCCCCTCGGCTCTAAAGTCGCACCGCCGCCCGGAGCCACCTGACGGCGAAAACTTGGATCGGGGACAGGCTAGGCGAGGAACGGGCGGCTGCCAACGTCAACCTCCCGTTAACCTAAACAAGCGGGCGGCCTGTCCCGCTCTGCGGCGCAGAAAACGGCATGCAGTCTGCTCTGCCTGCAGGGACCGGAACGGCAAGCCATCGGAGTGTCCCGCTCCGGGACAACTCAGGCGTCGACGAGACAGGACCGAAGATGAAACTCGCTTCGACCAGGGACGTGTTTTCACATTGGGACAAATGCCGCGGCGTCCGGCAGGCCCCCGCGCGAGAGGATATCGAGCCCGGCGCCATCCGGCGGGCGCTTGGCGATGTCTTCATGCTCGATCTCGATGCCGGCTACGGCCATCCCTTCCGACTGGCCGGGACGCGGATTTGCGCCCTGTTTGGCCGCGAACTCAAAGCCACCGGCTTCTTCCCGCTCTGGTCGGATGTCGAACCGATCCGCGACCTGGTGAAAACCCTAACCGATGACGCCAGCGGCGCCGTCGCTCGCGTCACCGGCCGCAATGCCGACGGCGACATTGTGGGACTCGAATTGCTGCTTTTGCCGCTGGCGCATCGCGGCCGCCTGCCCGCCCGGTTTCTGGGATCGCTGGCGCCGATGGACATGCCGTGGTGGCTGAACGCCAAGCCGCTGACCGGATTGCGGCTTGAAACCCTGCGCTTTGTCGGCGGTGCGAGCGATGCCTACGACGCGCCGCGCCTGACAACCGGTCTGCCGCGCCCGCTGCAGCGTCCGACGCTGGTGGTGTATGAAGGCGGCCGCGCCCGCTAATTCACAAGCGGAATACGGCTAACGGGACATTAAGACTGCTTGCATAGCGTCGACGCGGCGCGTGTCTCGCACGCGAAATCTTCCCGGGCGTCAACCGCGTTCATGACATTGCTGCACACCGATCTGCCCCAAGGCACCGCGCGCATCCTGCCCCACAGCCAGGAGCGGCGCCGGTTCCAGCGCGTCGATGTCAATCTGCTCGGCCGCTACATGCTGGCGAACAGGCAGGAATATCCCTGCCAGGTGGTGGACATGTCGCCCGGCGGCATGGCCCTGATCGCGCCGGTGTCCGCCCAGGTCGGCGAGCGGGTCATCGCCTATATCGACCATGTCGGACGGCTGGAGGGCGTCTGTGCCCGCCTGTTTGAGAACGGCTTCGCGATGACCATCGCGGCCACCTTGCGCAAGCGCGACAAGCTCGCCGCTCAGCTCACCTGGCTCGCCAACCGGCATCTGCTGGCGCAGCCAGAAGACCGCCGCCACGGCCGCTTTGTCCCGAAAAACCCAATGACCATGCTGGTGCTGCCGAACGGTGTGAATGTTGGCTGCCGGCTGATCGACCTGTCGCTGTCCGGCGCCGGCGTCGCCACCCAGCACCGTCCAGCCATCGGCGCGCTGGTGACCCTTGGCAAGGTGCAAGGCCGCGTGGTGCGCCACCTCGAGGAGGGTTTTGCAGTCGAGTTCACCCGGCTGCAACATCCGGACTTCTTGGAAGAAAGCGTCACCAGCGGGTAAACGCCGGCCGCGGCTCAATCCCTTCAACTTGCCTCGAACGCGCGGCGAAGCCGTGGTTCCCGCGCGTCTTCACCCGCAAATTTTGTCGTTAATGGCGCCTGCGCAACGGTGCCGCGCGCCCGATAATACCGCGCTTGCGCGGGTTAATAGCTAAAGTTTGAATCAAATTCGGTTCTTCTGCATTTTACTCAATTTATCCGACAATTCGCAGCGTATTCGTCGCAACCTTTACTTGGTTTCTCTTCAAATCCACTTTGCGAGATTAGCGGCAAACCAAAGCATTTGTGGGAATTGTGGCTCCAACGACAGGGAACAGGGCCAACAAACCCATGCAGTATTCAGAAAGAATACTTGAGGCAGGAACAAAATGTGGCAAATGCGCGATTGGCGCCGTTGCCGCTTTCGGCATCTGGGCGATACTCGGCCTGTCAGCGCAGGCCAACGAACGCCCGCTGTTTGTTTCAATGGGTGAGAGTTCCCGCGCCCCGATTGGCTGGGTGGAATTCTGCTCCGACCAGCCCCAGGAATGCGCCGGACGGCGAACCGCGGCCCGCGACGTCGTGCTCACCACCAAGGCCTGGAAAGATCTGGCGCGCGTTAACAAATGGGTGAACGAGACCATCAGGCCGGTGACAGACTTGGAACAATGGGGCGTCGTCGAAAAATGGTCCTACCCAGACACTGGACGTGGCGATTGTGAAGACTATGTCTTGCTCAAGCGCCGGATGTTGATCCAGGCTGGCTGGCCGCGCGAAGCGCTGCTGATCACTGTAGTCCGCGAGCGGAATGGCGATGGACACGCCGTGCTTACAGTGAAGACCGACAAGGGTGAATTCATCCTCGACAATCAGAACGAGGAGATTCTCCTCTGGTCGGCCACGAATTATCGCTTCGTCAAACGCCAGTCACAGCAGGATCCGAATGTCTGGGTGGCGCTTGGCGATCCGCGCCCGACGATTGCGACGGCAACATCTTCGCGTTGAGGGAGTTAGAGCTACACGAGTCTGGTCACGTCCCCACCCCTCCCCGTCCCCCGACCGGATTCGTGCGCGGCCGGCCTTCCCCCGAGGCCGGCCGCAACTTTTTGTGATCCCGATTGTCAGGGCGAGCGCACGCGCCGGCGAGGTATCACGCGATCGTGTGCGGCGACAGCAAGCATTCATTTCGGAAAACTGTGAGCGAATTTCTGAGACTGTGAGCTATCTCACAGCCCCCCTCACCTTTTGCCATCAGGTTGTACGGAGTGTGAATTGCACGCGCAGAAATGCGCGGGAATGAGAGGGACGGGAAATGGCCGCGTTTCGCATCGGGCTCGAGCGTGTCATTTACGATCATACGGGGGACCCGGTCGGCATCGGCTTTACCGTCTATGACACCAACGAGGCTGTCGTCGGCCTCGCTTTCGCGAACTTCGACGATGCCAGGAAAGGGGCGGACCTGGTGCGGCAGCTTCTCGCGCTGGTCACTTCCATCACGCCATCGCGATACTAGAAACGCGCCAGCACAATTTAGCCAATGCGTTTCAAATTCGTCGCATATTGCTTCGAGCGCCGCACATAGATATCGGCGCCGCCTGCGATCATGGCCTTGGCCTTGTCGTCGAGCGTGCGCACCGCGCGGCCAGGGGCACCTACTATCAGCGAATTGTCGGGAAACTCCTTGCCCTCCGCGACGAGCGCATTGGCGCCGACGATGCAGTTGCGGCCGATCTTGGCACCGTTCAGCACCACTGCATTCATGCCGATCAGTGAATTGTCGCCGATCGTGCAGCCATGCAGCACAACGTTATGCCCGATCACGCATTCGCGCCCTATGACAAGCGGGAAACCCGGATCGGTATGCAACGTGCAATTGTCCTGGATCTGCGAGCGGATGCCGACCTCGATCCATTCATTGTCGCCGCGCAGCACGGCGCCGAACCAGACGCTCGCATCCTCAAGCAGCCGCACGCGCCCGATCAGCGCGGCGGTCTCGGCCACCCAATAGCGACCCTCCGCCGGAAATTCCGGCCGCGCTCCGTCCAGTTCGTAGATCGGCATTCCATCCTCCGTCAAAACGGCCGGGACATTGCCACGCGACCGTTCGCTTGACGAGGTTCGGATTTGCTCAGGCGTGGAAAATCCCGAGCAACTGCAGGCCCATGATCACCACGGTGCCCGACATCAGGCTCCAGAAGCCGGAGATGACGGTCGCGATCATGGCCGGCACGAAATTGCCGCGCTCGACGCGGCAGCCTAGCAAGGTGTTGCGCATGATGATGAAAGGCGCGGCGAACACCAGGAACGGCACCTGCGCCACCGCGGCGGGCCGCGTGCCGTCGCCGAAAATGTTGAAGCTTGCCGGCCGCGCCGTCAGCAACTGGTACCCGGACGAGAGCAGCCCGGCGACCGCAAAGCCGATCAGCAAGACCAGAAGCGAGGTCACGGTTCCAGGCACGCAAAACTCTCCGCACGAACGGCGTCTGGTATGCGCAAGCGGCGCCGGACCCGCCAGCGCTTCGTTAAGAAAGGGTTAATGCGACAGATCCATCGGCAAAAAGCTTGCCGGTGCAGGCGGTTGGCTGTGTGCGATACTGCCTGTGATTCGATCGAGCTGGAGACGGCCATGACCATGGCTCATGCGGACGGCGCGCGACGCGGCGCCCGGCGCACACGGCGCAACAAGCACAGCTTCCTGGCCCTGCCGGTGCTGATGCTGATGGCCGGGATCGTGCTGGCGCTGGCGGTGATCGCCTGGCTGCTGTGGCCGCGCTGGCCGGCGCCAAACGTGGCGGTCGACGCGCCCTCGCTTCCGATCACAATTCAGGGCATCACCTTCAACATTCCGCCGGGCGCGATTCGACTCAAGAGCCAGCGCCGGCCGGGCGCGCAGGACCGCATCGATCTCGTTTTCATGTGGCCGGGTTTGACGCCGCCCGAGGAACGTCCGGTGCCGGTCGCCTCGTCGAAGGGCATCGACCGCATCTTCCTGACCATCGCCGCCAGCGACAACACCTTGCCGCCGATGGAGCGATTCAAGACGATCTATCCGCGCTATCTCGAGGCCAGCATTAGCACCAGCGAGGGCGGACTGACGGTGCGGCCGTTCCGGACCGGCAGCCCCTACCAGGGCGAAGAGCTCTTCTACGACAACGACAATCCGGAGCGGTTTCTTGCCCGCTGCACGCGTGATGGTTCCACTGCGATCGGCATGTGTCTGTTTCAGCGGCGCATAGGCACCGCCGATGTCACGATACGCTTCCCGCGCGCCTGGCTGACCGACTGGCCGAATGTGCTGTCCGGCATCGAGCGGTTGCTGGCAAGTTTTCGCGCAAGCGGGCGATGAGCTTCTTCACTCTACTTGGGGAAAGTCGACTCGCGGCGAGAAAGTCGGATGAGAGCCCTCACCCGACTCGCAGCTCACGCCGCTCCCCCAACCTCTTTCCAAACCGAACTCGGTAAATCCGACTTCGGCTGGGAGAGGTGATAGGAGGCAGGTCAAGAGGGTTACGGCTCCAGATCCGTTTCCAGGATCGCCATCTGGAAATTGTAGGACTTGTCTTCGTCCTCATCGTCGACGAACAAAACGCCGATGAATTCCTCGCCGATATAGACCTCTGCGGAATCGTCCTTCTTCGGACGTGGCACCACGCGGATCTGCGGGTTGTTGAAACACTTCTTCAGATAGGAATCGAGCTTCTTGATTTCGGTGACGTCCACAATCCAACTCCTGCAAAGGCCCATCTGCGCGGCCGGATGAATCCCGGCGATCAATCGCCGATATTGAACATCATGTCCATGCTGCGCGAGGGCTCCGCGCAGCCAGCGGTGCCAACGACCCTGGCAGGGACGCCGGCGACCGTGACGTTGTTCGGCACCGGCTTGATGACAACGGAGCCGGCCGCGATGCGCGAGCAATGCCCCACTTCGATATTGCCGAGAATCTTGGCGCCGGCGCCGATCAGCACGCCGCGGCGGATTTTCGGGTGGCGGTCGCCGTCTTCCTTGCCGGTGCCGCCGAGCGTCACGTCATGCAGCATCGACACGTCGTCCTCGATCACCGCGGTTTCGCCGACCACAAGGCCGGTCGCATGATCGAGGAAAATGCCGCGGCCGATTCGCGCAGCGGGATTGATATCGCACTGGAAGACAGACGACGAACGGCTCTGCAGATAATAGGCAAAATCCTTGCGGCCGCGGCCGTAGAGCCAGTGCGCCAGACGATGCGTGACGATGGCATGGAAGCCTTTGAAGTACAGCAGCGGCTCGATGAAACGGTCCGCGGCCGGGTCACGGTCGACGGTCGCGACAATGTCGGCGCGGAAGGCGTCGCCGATTTTCGGCTCGGCCTCCAGCGCGTCGTCATAGGCCTGCCGGATCAGTTCCGCGGATACGTCGCGATGCTGCAGACGTTCGGACACGCGATGCACGACCGAGGCTTCCAGCGTGTCGTGATGCAGGATGGTCGAGTAAATGAAAGTCGCCAGTTCCGGCTCGCGGCGAACCACCTCTTCGGCTTCCACACGCACCCGTGCCCAGACCGGGTCGACCTTGTCGAGAGAACTGGCAAGTCTGCTTTGCTGCTGCGCCATAACACGCCCTAGAAAAAGGGTCCTTCGCGAAGTTCCAACATCTCTAGCACATAGACGCTAAAAATCATCTTCGCCAGAGCGGATCAATGCGCCACAGCAATATCGTTGACGAATTGCGGAGAATAATTTTCTCCCAAGCCTGCCCAATCTTTTCGCATGCTCGTTTTTCGGGCCGCCGGCTCAGGCCTTGGTGAGAAAGCCCAGGACCGCTGCGGAGAAATCATCGTTGCGATCGCCGGCCACCATATGCCGCGCGCCGCCGACGTCGACATATTCGGCGTGCGGGACGAGCTGAAGGAATTCCTTCACGTCCGCTTCCCGCACCAGCTCTGACGAGCCGCCGCGCACCAGCAGCGCCGGAATCCGGATCCGGCGCGCCGCCTCCACCAGAAGCTCCTCGATCTGCTCACGGCGTCTGCCGACGCTGCGCGGTCCGTCGATGAAATTGGGATCCCAGTGCCAGCGCCAGCGTCCATCCGGAGATAGGCGCAGATTCTTCTTCAGGCCTTCATTGTTCTTCGGACGCGGGCGGTGCGGCAGATAATCGGCGACCGCTTGCGCGGCGTCGTCGACCGACGCAAACCCTTCCGCCGCGTGCAAGCGCATGAAGCCCTGGACCTTGTCGACTCCCCTGGGGTCGACGCGCGGCGTAATGTCAACCAGCACCAGCGAGGAGAACAATTCATCGCCGGTGCTGCGCTCGGTTTCACCTTCCGCGAGGAGCGAGGCAATGCCGCCGAGCGACGCGCCGATCGCCGCCGGACGCGTGCCGGAACGGCGATATAATTCAAGCGCGACCGCTTTCGCGTCCGATGCAAAATCGGGGAAGGAATAGGCGAGATCGGCAATCCAGTCGGAGTCGCCATGACCGCGCTGATCCATCGCGTAGGCGGTCCAGCCTCTGCGCGCAAGCTCTTCCGCGGTCTTGCGCCAGGCATGCCGCGTCTGCCCGCCGCCATGCAGCAGCAGAACCGGCGGGCCGTGGTCGCCGAAGACATCGGCGACCAGCCTGTTGCCGGCGGCGCCGGTGAATGTCGCGGTGGCGGGTTCGGGGCGGCGGGTCATGGAAATTGCCTAAGCTGCAGATGACGTAACGTCATTATCAACGATCAAAATTCCTGTGA from Pseudorhodoplanes sp. includes these protein-coding regions:
- a CDS encoding rhomboid family intramembrane serine protease, which produces MSEPFPASPRQPMLNVPPVVTAVLAVMALVHGLRALLSRSADLEVLLLFAFIPARYEGSFIPLPGGLAADIWTFATYALIHADLTHLGFNAIWLLAFGTPLARRFGVLRFVLFCAVTAAAGAVAHLLTHPGQVQPMVGASAIISGAMAAAMRFAFQPGGGMQWRGNMHLPAVPLFTALRDVRVLVFLGVWFGLNLLFGLGSVPLLGNDQPVAWQAHVGGFLVGLLLFGFFDPVRRSVAVQNDPARPL
- a CDS encoding PAS domain-containing protein → MKLASTRDVFSHWDKCRGVRQAPAREDIEPGAIRRALGDVFMLDLDAGYGHPFRLAGTRICALFGRELKATGFFPLWSDVEPIRDLVKTLTDDASGAVARVTGRNADGDIVGLELLLLPLAHRGRLPARFLGSLAPMDMPWWLNAKPLTGLRLETLRFVGGASDAYDAPRLTTGLPRPLQRPTLVVYEGGRAR
- a CDS encoding PilZ domain-containing protein — encoded protein: MTLLHTDLPQGTARILPHSQERRRFQRVDVNLLGRYMLANRQEYPCQVVDMSPGGMALIAPVSAQVGERVIAYIDHVGRLEGVCARLFENGFAMTIAATLRKRDKLAAQLTWLANRHLLAQPEDRRHGRFVPKNPMTMLVLPNGVNVGCRLIDLSLSGAGVATQHRPAIGALVTLGKVQGRVVRHLEEGFAVEFTRLQHPDFLEESVTSG
- a CDS encoding transglutaminase-like cysteine peptidase, with amino-acid sequence MQYSERILEAGTKCGKCAIGAVAAFGIWAILGLSAQANERPLFVSMGESSRAPIGWVEFCSDQPQECAGRRTAARDVVLTTKAWKDLARVNKWVNETIRPVTDLEQWGVVEKWSYPDTGRGDCEDYVLLKRRMLIQAGWPREALLITVVRERNGDGHAVLTVKTDKGEFILDNQNEEILLWSATNYRFVKRQSQQDPNVWVALGDPRPTIATATSSR
- a CDS encoding gamma carbonic anhydrase family protein, which produces MPIYELDGARPEFPAEGRYWVAETAALIGRVRLLEDASVWFGAVLRGDNEWIEVGIRSQIQDNCTLHTDPGFPLVIGRECVIGHNVVLHGCTIGDNSLIGMNAVVLNGAKIGRNCIVGANALVAEGKEFPDNSLIVGAPGRAVRTLDDKAKAMIAGGADIYVRRSKQYATNLKRIG
- a CDS encoding DUF3126 family protein; the encoded protein is MDVTEIKKLDSYLKKCFNNPQIRVVPRPKKDDSAEVYIGEEFIGVLFVDDEDEDKSYNFQMAILETDLEP
- the cysE gene encoding serine O-acetyltransferase, whose amino-acid sequence is MAQQQSRLASSLDKVDPVWARVRVEAEEVVRREPELATFIYSTILHHDTLEASVVHRVSERLQHRDVSAELIRQAYDDALEAEPKIGDAFRADIVATVDRDPAADRFIEPLLYFKGFHAIVTHRLAHWLYGRGRKDFAYYLQSRSSSVFQCDINPAARIGRGIFLDHATGLVVGETAVIEDDVSMLHDVTLGGTGKEDGDRHPKIRRGVLIGAGAKILGNIEVGHCSRIAAGSVVIKPVPNNVTVAGVPARVVGTAGCAEPSRSMDMMFNIGD
- a CDS encoding alpha/beta fold hydrolase, with the translated sequence MTRRPEPATATFTGAAGNRLVADVFGDHGPPVLLLHGGGQTRHAWRKTAEELARRGWTAYAMDQRGHGDSDWIADLAYSFPDFASDAKAVALELYRRSGTRPAAIGASLGGIASLLAEGETERSTGDELFSSLVLVDITPRVDPRGVDKVQGFMRLHAAEGFASVDDAAQAVADYLPHRPRPKNNEGLKKNLRLSPDGRWRWHWDPNFIDGPRSVGRRREQIEELLVEAARRIRIPALLVRGGSSELVREADVKEFLQLVPHAEYVDVGGARHMVAGDRNDDFSAAVLGFLTKA